The Oreochromis aureus strain Israel breed Guangdong linkage group 16, ZZ_aureus, whole genome shotgun sequence genome includes the window GCCCTCCAAGGCTTCAAATTGGCACTGTGACAGCAGCCTGGAAACATGAGAGAAGGCCTGCAGAAAACAGCACACCATCATTAataacacattaacacacggcATGGAGGAAATCTGGGCTCTGCAGCTCAGCCTTCCACTCACCTGCTTCGCCCCCTCCGTGAACTCCTCTATACTGAACTCTTTGTCGAAGTACGTCCTGATGAGGAAGTAGTAAATCCGGGTGCGGAACCAGATGAAGGGGTTCGGGATGCCGACCACCACCACCTTCTGGTGCTTCTGCTCTCCCCGGTCCGAGCTATAGCGACGGACCGCTGCTGCGACAGCGGCGGGAGAACAGGGAGGTAGTCGCCTGTTACCGAGCCGGTTCAGGACGAGTCGCTCTTTGAAAAACAGACGATTGAAGGTAAATGTTGACTGCAACCTGAAACAACCTCTTAACATGGGCAGCGCCATCTTTTTCTGTAGGTTTGCTGAAGTCAGAGAGCGTCTGATAAAGTGAAGAACTGCCATTCTTTGAACTTCGGGGTTTCATAGGGGGCGCTGGCTAGATAGGCACCTAATGTTTGTAACCAACATTGTCAGTTTAACGAGGTAAACGTTTTCCTTTGGCTTACCTACCTTTCTAATATTTAGTTATCGCTTGGAAACTGGAACTACTGAGGAATAACCGACCAATCAGCACGCATTAGCAAAATGCTAGCGTTTTATGAGCAAATCGGCTTCCCGTAAGAAAAGCTAACGGACATAAGCGTCATTTTTATCTTGGGTGAGACACACTATTGATGCTCTATTtgtgaaaataaacaaataaacaaacaaacaaacatgggcttttttttgttttatgatcATTTATATTAAGGACCAGCCTGAGGGCGtcctctgctgctcctcctGCTGACCCGCAGCTAGCTTATGTACAATGGAATTAACA containing:
- the maip1 gene encoding m-AAA protease-interacting protein 1, mitochondrial; this translates as MAVLHFIRRSLTSANLQKKMALPMLRGCFRLQSTFTFNRLFFKERLVLNRLGNRRLPPCSPAAVAAAVRRYSSDRGEQKHQKVVVVGIPNPFIWFRTRIYYFLIRTYFDKEFSIEEFTEGAKQAFSHVSRLLSQCQFEALEGLVAKDLIGKLEEKCNLLPSDYKKALSAEPDEIMYTTPGDVGIFYDDNGRKFVSILMRFWYLTSARLPEDSMEGTRIFQVAIGEGEPETKRLLTAIYEFQREFTKGVPPDWTITRIEHSKLLD